The DNA segment GGTAACTACGCCGAGCGGGTCGGCGCCGGGGCCCCGGTGTACCTGGCGGCGGTGCTGGAGTATCTGACGGCCGAGATTCTGGAGCTGGCCGGTAACGCGGCCCGGGACAACAAGAAGACGCGCATCATCCCGCGTCACCTGCAGCTGGCCATCCGCAACGACGAGGAGCTCAACAAGCTGCTGGGCAAAGTCACTATCGCTCAGGGTGGTGTCCTGCCCAACATCCAGGCGGTGCTGCTGCCCAAGAAGACTGAGAGCCACCACAAGGCTAAGTAAAGAACCAAGATTGAAAACTACCAAATAAACGGCTCTTTTCAGAGCCACTTCTATCCTCATAAAAGAGAGTAACACAGTTTGTTGCACCTGGAACTAATGTTTATTACAGCACTGAGATTTGGAACTAAATTCTCCGGTCGTGTAGGGCATGTTCTGGTCTATATTTCAGAATTGGTATTTCGGGGCAGTTGTGAACAAGTGAACATTTGTGTTAGACTTAGCTCCAAACTTagttaaatgttaaattttggTTGCCTTTAACCAGGGGTCCGTATTAGAAACTTAAATATGTGAATGTTAAATATTGGTTGCCTTTAACCAGGGGTCCGTATTAGAAACTTTAGTATGTGGTGTGAATTTTCATTCCCCAAGTCGGCCCTTCAGTGGTTTTATGTGAAAGATATGCAGAAATCATCGAAGTGTCTAGGAAGGTAGCCTTGCAAAAGTATTGATATCGTTACCTGGGCTAGAAAAGTACAAGCTGGGTTGTAACAACGATGGTGATGCATCCTATTGGTTCCAAGAACACTAATGATGAGAACttaattttaaactgaaaaaaacagttttcagaataataaaaacaagatTTTGGTAGTCAGGCCTGAGGTCCTCTAATTCCAGAATATGAGACATGTTTGGAACATTTATTCCATTGAGCATTTTGGCCTTTTCAAGGATTGCAGACACAAAgacttttcctcttctattaaATGTAAACGTACTTGTTTTCAACAAATGCCACACACTTAAGTACCATAGTAATGAGATACTGCTTGttctaaaaaaaatctaatgaagagaaacaaaaggaaataaagtacAATGTAGCAAAAGGAGTAAGCACAGAATACAAAAGGAGCATAGAGAAGACTGAGAAGGGACATTTGGTCTGAGGATTAAAGGAAAttgggaaatagaggaaaaacataGGGATTTCAGCAGGAAACCAGTGTCACCAGATTCGTGGCTTGTATGTGCACGCAAATGACAAAAAGTTCGCTATtggaaaataaagcagagaggTCACAAGAGAGAAGTCAGAGGGATGGATCTCTAGGTCGTTCCTTTGGTTCTAAATCCTCTATATATcttgtatgttagtcactcagtcgtgtccgactctgccaccccatgaactgtaggctgACTTCCAAATCTTTATGTCCATCCCAGACTTCATTCAAGTTCAGACATGCATATTCATCTACTTTCTGATATTCTTTATTATGTGTTTTACTTTCTTATACTCttatagtggagaaggcaatggcaacccactccagtactcttgcctggaaaatcccatggacggaggagcctggtaggctgcagtccatggggtcgcgaagagtcgggcatgactgagcgacttcagtttcatgtactgaagaaggaaatggcaaccgactctagtgttcttgcccggagaatcccagggacgggggagcctggtgggctgccgtctgtgggtcgcacagtcagacatgactgaggcgacttagcagcagcagcagcagcatactcataGATCTCTgggaaattaaaaatgtatatcccAGACTTATCATCGTCCTTACTCCCCCAGTGATT comes from the Capricornis sumatraensis isolate serow.1 chromosome 22, serow.2, whole genome shotgun sequence genome and includes:
- the LOC138069323 gene encoding histone H2A type 1-H, with protein sequence MSGRGKQGGKARAKAKTRSSRAGLQFPVGRVHRLLRKGNYAERVGAGAPVYLAAVLEYLTAEILELAGNAARDNKKTRIIPRHLQLAIRNDEELNKLLGKVTIAQGGVLPNIQAVLLPKKTESHHKAK